A DNA window from Vanacampus margaritifer isolate UIUO_Vmar chromosome 19, RoL_Vmar_1.0, whole genome shotgun sequence contains the following coding sequences:
- the sec63 gene encoding translocation protein SEC63 homolog isoform X2 gives MAGQQFQYDDSGNTFFYFLTSFVGLIVIPATYYLWPRDQNAEQLRLKSLRRVHGRCLWYRLRLMKSQQSVVPTLKKAALLLGWVVFLLLAYKVSKLDREYQEYNPYEVLNLDPGSSASEIKKRYHVLSLKYHPDRRGDEATFMRIAKAYAALTNEQSRKNWEMYGNPDGPGATSFGIALPAWIVDQKNSMLVLLVYGLAFMVILPVVVGTWWYRSIRYSGDQILINTTQLFMHFMYKTPNMNMKRLGMVLTAAFEFDPRSNKEATIRPTDNIEVPQLIRELGNINVKKKEPPFCYPYSLKARVLVLAHMARMDVSEELEEDQRFVARKSPALLQEMINVGCQLTMMANSRGGFHAPRLVTIENCMKLTQMIVQGLQESKSPLLQLPHFEEEHLRYCISKKYKVRSLQDLVSLKDSDRRSMLRFLGEEKYDEVMAVLGSFPHITMDTKLQVLDDEDSNNITAGSIVTVTVTLTRKRMMDVFEKEQDPQTCPGDEAAPTEEVQGDASKAKSKQVWQNKSKSTKKTAKSKKKKLTKKKATPTAAKSKQANGSVAGNEVASAPEEEISDKGSESDEGETNKDSPSERDDDSDKQSDTEVDEMAGDDEEEWEALQQSIQRRERALLETKSKVTHAAYSLYYPEEKQEWWWLYIADRRDQTLVSMPYHVCTLKDTEEVELKFPAPSKTGNYQYSVIMRSDSYLGLDQIKPLKLEVHEAKAMLDNHPQWDIPDTEEEDEEQEDSDGIEESEDDDDND, from the exons ATGGCCGGCCAGCAGTTCCAGTACGACGACAGCGGCAACACGTTTTTCTACTTCCTCACGTCGTTCGTGGGACTCATTGTGATCCCGGCCACCTACTACCTCTGGCCCCGGGATCAGAATGCTG AACAATTGCGCCTGAAGAGCCTGCGGAGGGTGCACGGCAGGTGCCTGTGGTACCGACTGCGACTGATGAAGTCTCAGCAGAGCGTCGTCCCCACACTCAA gaAAGCTGCCTTGTTACTTGGCTGGGTCGTGTTCCTGCTGCTTGCATACAAAGTGTCCAAGTTGGACCGGGAGTACCAGGAGTACAATCCTTACGAAGTCCTCAACTTGGACCCG GGGTCGTCGGCGTCGGAAATCAAGAAGCGGTACCACGTGCTGTCGCTCAAATATCATCCGGACCGACGCGGCGACGAGGCCACCTTCATGAGGATCGCCAAAGCTTACGCCGC GCTCACCAATGAACAGTCGCGGAAGAACTGGGAAATGTACGGCAACCCGGACGGTCCAGGCG CAACCAGTTTTGGCATCGCTCTGCCTGCCTGGATTGTGGACCAGAAGAACTCCATGCTG GTGCTGTTGGTGTATGGGCTGGCCTTTATGGTGATCCTCCCGGTTGTGGTG GGCACGTGGTGGTACCGCTCCATCCGATACAGCGGCGACCAGATCCTCATCAACACCACTCAGCTCTTCATGCATTTCATGTACAAGACACCCAACATGAACATGAAGC GCTTGGGCATGGTGCTAACAGCCGCGTTCGAGTTTGACCCTCGCAGCAACAAAGAAGCAACCATCCGACCCACCGACAACATTGAAGTGCCACAG TTGATTCGCGAGCTGGGCAACATCAACGTGAAGAAAAAGGAGCCCCCCTTCTGCTACCCGTACAGTCTGAAGGCCAGAGTGTTGGTCCTCGCTCACATGGCGCGCATGGACGTGTCTGAGGAGCTGGAGGAAG ATCAGAGATTTGTGGCGAGGAAGAGTCCGGCTCTCCTCCAGGAGATGATCAACGTGGGCTGTCAGCTCACCATGATGGCCAACAGCAGAGGAG GTTTCCACGCCCCTCGTCTGGTCACCATCGAGAACTGCATGAAGCTGACCCAGATGATCGTGCAGGGCCTGCAGGAGTCCAAGTCGCCGCTGCTGCAGCTGCCCCACTTTGAGGAGGAGCACCTGCGCTACTGCATCTCCAAGAAGTACAAAGTCCGCAGTCTGCAGGACCTGGTCAGTCTCAAGGACTCGGACCGGCGCAGCATGCTGCGCTTCCTGGGCGAGGAGAAGTACGACGAGGTCATGGCCGTGCTGGGCAGCTTCCCGCACATCACCATGGACACCAAACTACAAG TCCTCGACGACGAAGACAGCAACAACATCACGGCGGGCTCCATCGTCACGGTTACCGTCACGTTGACCAGGAAGCGAATGATG GACGTGTTTGAAAAGGAGCAGGATCCCCAAACATGCCCAGGAGACGAAGCCGCCCCCACCGAGGAAGTG cagGGAGATGCAAGTAAAGCAAAATCCAAGCAAGTGTGgcaaaacaagagcaaaagCACCAAGAAGACAGCAaaatccaaaaagaaaaagctcaCCAAGAAAAAGGCCACGCCCACGGCGGCGAAAAGCAAGCAGGCCAACGGCAGCGTGGCGGGAAAC GAAGTGGCGTCGGCGCCCGAGGAGGAGATCTCGGACAAGGGCAGCGAGTCGGACGAGGGCGAGACCAACAAAGACTCTCCCAGCGAGAGAGACGACGACAGCGACAAGCAGAGCGACACCGAGGTGGACGAGATGGCGGGAGACGACGAGGAG GAGTGGGAGGCGCTGCAGCAGAGCATCCAGCGGCGAGAGCGCGCCCTGCTGGAGACCAAGTCCAAGGTGACGCACGCCGCCTACAGCCTCTACTACCCCGAAGAGAAGCAGGAGTGGTGGTGGCTCTACATCGCCGACCGGCGGGACCAGACGCTCGTCTCCATGCCCTACCACGTCTGCACGCTCAAGGACACCGAGGAG GTGGAGCTGAAGTTTCCGGCACCTTCCAAAACGGGCAACTATCAATATTCCGTCATCATGCGCTCGGATTCCTACTTGGGACTGGACCAGATCAAACCGCTCAag CTGGAGGTGCACGAGGCCAAGGCCATGCTGGACAACCACCCCCAGTGGGACATCCCCGAcacggaggaggaggacgaggagcaaGAGGACAGCGACGGCATCGAGGAGAGcgaagacgacgacgacaacgACTGA
- the sec63 gene encoding translocation protein SEC63 homolog isoform X1 has translation MAGQQFQYDDSGNTFFYFLTSFVGLIVIPATYYLWPRDQNAEQLRLKSLRRVHGRCLWYRLRLMKSQQSVVPTLKKAALLLGWVVFLLLAYKVSKLDREYQEYNPYEVLNLDPGSSASEIKKRYHVLSLKYHPDRRGDEATFMRIAKAYAALTNEQSRKNWEMYGNPDGPGATSFGIALPAWIVDQKNSMLVLLVYGLAFMVILPVVVGTWWYRSIRYSGDQILINTTQLFMHFMYKTPNMNMKRLGMVLTAAFEFDPRSNKEATIRPTDNIEVPQLIRELGNINVKKKEPPFCYPYSLKARVLVLAHMARMDVSEELEEDQRFVARKSPALLQEMINVGCQLTMMANSRGGFHAPRLVTIENCMKLTQMIVQGLQESKSPLLQLPHFEEEHLRYCISKKYKVRSLQDLVSLKDSDRRSMLRFLGEEKYDEVMAVLGSFPHITMDTKLQVLDDEDSNNITAGSIVTVTVTLTRKRMMDVFEKEQDPQTCPGDEAAPTEEVQGDASKAKSKQVWQNKSKSTKKTAKSKKKKLTKKKATPTAAKSKQANGSVAGNVSRPIAPREMTAAIMRLLRTWQEVASAPEEEISDKGSESDEGETNKDSPSERDDDSDKQSDTEVDEMAGDDEEEWEALQQSIQRRERALLETKSKVTHAAYSLYYPEEKQEWWWLYIADRRDQTLVSMPYHVCTLKDTEEVELKFPAPSKTGNYQYSVIMRSDSYLGLDQIKPLKLEVHEAKAMLDNHPQWDIPDTEEEDEEQEDSDGIEESEDDDDND, from the exons ATGGCCGGCCAGCAGTTCCAGTACGACGACAGCGGCAACACGTTTTTCTACTTCCTCACGTCGTTCGTGGGACTCATTGTGATCCCGGCCACCTACTACCTCTGGCCCCGGGATCAGAATGCTG AACAATTGCGCCTGAAGAGCCTGCGGAGGGTGCACGGCAGGTGCCTGTGGTACCGACTGCGACTGATGAAGTCTCAGCAGAGCGTCGTCCCCACACTCAA gaAAGCTGCCTTGTTACTTGGCTGGGTCGTGTTCCTGCTGCTTGCATACAAAGTGTCCAAGTTGGACCGGGAGTACCAGGAGTACAATCCTTACGAAGTCCTCAACTTGGACCCG GGGTCGTCGGCGTCGGAAATCAAGAAGCGGTACCACGTGCTGTCGCTCAAATATCATCCGGACCGACGCGGCGACGAGGCCACCTTCATGAGGATCGCCAAAGCTTACGCCGC GCTCACCAATGAACAGTCGCGGAAGAACTGGGAAATGTACGGCAACCCGGACGGTCCAGGCG CAACCAGTTTTGGCATCGCTCTGCCTGCCTGGATTGTGGACCAGAAGAACTCCATGCTG GTGCTGTTGGTGTATGGGCTGGCCTTTATGGTGATCCTCCCGGTTGTGGTG GGCACGTGGTGGTACCGCTCCATCCGATACAGCGGCGACCAGATCCTCATCAACACCACTCAGCTCTTCATGCATTTCATGTACAAGACACCCAACATGAACATGAAGC GCTTGGGCATGGTGCTAACAGCCGCGTTCGAGTTTGACCCTCGCAGCAACAAAGAAGCAACCATCCGACCCACCGACAACATTGAAGTGCCACAG TTGATTCGCGAGCTGGGCAACATCAACGTGAAGAAAAAGGAGCCCCCCTTCTGCTACCCGTACAGTCTGAAGGCCAGAGTGTTGGTCCTCGCTCACATGGCGCGCATGGACGTGTCTGAGGAGCTGGAGGAAG ATCAGAGATTTGTGGCGAGGAAGAGTCCGGCTCTCCTCCAGGAGATGATCAACGTGGGCTGTCAGCTCACCATGATGGCCAACAGCAGAGGAG GTTTCCACGCCCCTCGTCTGGTCACCATCGAGAACTGCATGAAGCTGACCCAGATGATCGTGCAGGGCCTGCAGGAGTCCAAGTCGCCGCTGCTGCAGCTGCCCCACTTTGAGGAGGAGCACCTGCGCTACTGCATCTCCAAGAAGTACAAAGTCCGCAGTCTGCAGGACCTGGTCAGTCTCAAGGACTCGGACCGGCGCAGCATGCTGCGCTTCCTGGGCGAGGAGAAGTACGACGAGGTCATGGCCGTGCTGGGCAGCTTCCCGCACATCACCATGGACACCAAACTACAAG TCCTCGACGACGAAGACAGCAACAACATCACGGCGGGCTCCATCGTCACGGTTACCGTCACGTTGACCAGGAAGCGAATGATG GACGTGTTTGAAAAGGAGCAGGATCCCCAAACATGCCCAGGAGACGAAGCCGCCCCCACCGAGGAAGTG cagGGAGATGCAAGTAAAGCAAAATCCAAGCAAGTGTGgcaaaacaagagcaaaagCACCAAGAAGACAGCAaaatccaaaaagaaaaagctcaCCAAGAAAAAGGCCACGCCCACGGCGGCGAAAAGCAAGCAGGCCAACGGCAGCGTGGCGGGAAACGTAAGTCGTCCGATCGCGCCTCGAGAAATGACCGCGGCTATAATGCGGCTGTTGCGCACGTGGCAGGAAGTGGCGTCGGCGCCCGAGGAGGAGATCTCGGACAAGGGCAGCGAGTCGGACGAGGGCGAGACCAACAAAGACTCTCCCAGCGAGAGAGACGACGACAGCGACAAGCAGAGCGACACCGAGGTGGACGAGATGGCGGGAGACGACGAGGAG GAGTGGGAGGCGCTGCAGCAGAGCATCCAGCGGCGAGAGCGCGCCCTGCTGGAGACCAAGTCCAAGGTGACGCACGCCGCCTACAGCCTCTACTACCCCGAAGAGAAGCAGGAGTGGTGGTGGCTCTACATCGCCGACCGGCGGGACCAGACGCTCGTCTCCATGCCCTACCACGTCTGCACGCTCAAGGACACCGAGGAG GTGGAGCTGAAGTTTCCGGCACCTTCCAAAACGGGCAACTATCAATATTCCGTCATCATGCGCTCGGATTCCTACTTGGGACTGGACCAGATCAAACCGCTCAag CTGGAGGTGCACGAGGCCAAGGCCATGCTGGACAACCACCCCCAGTGGGACATCCCCGAcacggaggaggaggacgaggagcaaGAGGACAGCGACGGCATCGAGGAGAGcgaagacgacgacgacaacgACTGA
- the iyd gene encoding iodotyrosine deiodinase, translating into MLAMSFLTPVLVSLLCLLIGFLALRSRETETETGADPHGGQSKPWVDQDLQDDSQAKTKDNGEGEWMDLSTQEDVAHLPFSLERHDEEQMLHRSQRFYALMNQRRSVRFFSPEPVPREVIHNVVRTAGTAPSGAHTEPWTFVVVSNPDIKHRVRLIVEEEEEVNYRQRMGDKWVNDLAPLKTNWIKEYLDVAPYLILVFKQVYGNLPDSKKMTHYYNEISVSIACGILLAALQNAGLVTVTSTPLNCGPRLRLLLKRPANEKLLMLLPVGYPAKDATVPDLKRKPLHDILVHI; encoded by the exons ATGCTCGCCATGTCCTTCCTCACGCCGGTCCTGGTGTCGCTGCTGTGCCTGCTGATCGGCTTCCTGGCGCTCAGGAGTCGGGAGACCGAGACCGAGACCGGCGCCGATCCACACGGGGGACAAAGCAAACCTTGGGTGGACCAGGACCTGCAGGATGACAGCCAAGCCAAGACAAAAGACAATG GCGAAGGCGAGTGGATGGACTTGAGCACGCAGGAAGATGTTGCGCATTTGCCCTTCTCGCTTGAGCGCCACGACGAGGAGCAGATGCTGCACCGATCTCAGCGCTTCTACGCGCTGATGAACCAGCGCAGGTCGGTCCGCTTCTTCAGCCCGGAGCCGGTGCCGCGGGAAGTCATCCATAACGTCGTACGCACCGCAG GTACCGCACCGAGCGGCGCGCACACCGAACCCTGGACCTTCGTGGTGGTCTCCAACCCGGACATCAAGCACCGCGTCCGGCTGATtgtggaggaagaagaggaggtcAACTACCGGCAGCGAATGGGAGACAAGTGGGTCAACGACTTGGCGCCGTTAAA GACAAACTGGATCAAAGAGTACTTGGACGTGGCTCCGTACCTCATCCTGGTCTTCAAGCAGGTGTACGGAAACCTACCAGATAGCAAGAAGATGACGCACTACTACAATGAGATCAGCGTGTCCATCGCATGCGGCATCCTGCTGGCCGCACTGCAG AACGCGGGTCTTGTCACTGTGACGTCGACGCCTCTCAACTGCGGCCCAAGACTCAGGCTGCTGCTCAAGCGACCGGCCAACGAGAAGCTGCTCATGCTGCTTCCCGTCGGCTACCCCGCCAAGGACGCCACCGTGCCTGACCTCAAGCGCAAACCACTGCACGACATCTTGGTGCACATTTGA